Part of the Chanodichthys erythropterus isolate Z2021 chromosome 13, ASM2448905v1, whole genome shotgun sequence genome is shown below.
acacaaaaattgtATGTTTCTGCTCAAACCCAAATAGGGACAAATTTGATAAGCTCGTTCAATTtgataaatgatctgtggggtatttttgagctgaaacttcacagacacattctggagacaccagagacttatattacatcttgtaaaacatCCTTAGACAAACCGTAATTCCATCATATGCAACTTAAgcataaagtttaaaaaaaattgcaaagctgttttatatttatgtgtatatattttcGAACACATGTTTTCGTTGAAAAAAATTCTGATTGCCTGAATCATGGAAATAGAGTTGCAATAgtttttttcttccctattgtgatatCCGAGAGAAtctgcttctcaaacaagaaaaagtgTAAGGTGGGTCTTGATTTTGTCAATcaagaattgattggatggttgtggttggctattgctgtgatgtcatgtgagtgacaggttagATATTTGTAGCACTGGCTGTATTTAAGTTGTGAACTTTTTGGCTCTCATTTCTCCTAATCGTTGTAGTTGGAGCATGGTAGGGAGGTGGAAGCCTTTATCTTTATGTTATGATTTCTCTTGTTTTTGGAAGTTAGGGAGGGAAgcttttgtaattttactaTCAGAATTCTAGGTTAGTATTTAACATCAGTTAGAtatgttttgttatttattttggcCTTGCCCCCTTCCAAAGTTTATGTTGCCTGtttcattttcttaatatttccaGTGCTGGGGGTACGCATTGCAAGTATCgcaagttatgtaatcagattacttttttcaagtaactagaaaagtaatgcattactttttaatttacAGGAAAAatatgagttactttttcaaataagtaatgcaagttactttgttttcccatttattgactgacacctcAACCTGTTTCCATGTTGAGAGGAATCATGAGTAatagtgcagaggtgttgtgtgtgctgtgtaaacatgatggttattgtagttctagactaaatgtgaacatgcatttactcatctcacttgcacaaaaacagtcagtattcctcaaaattaataaaaccaGTCAAATGCAAGCTCAGAATATTGTGCAAAACTGCactaattaaatgtaaaaaaaaaaaaaacaatacacaaatatactttatgtatttaatctcactttattaaccagtgtctttgctgctgaccttcaatgatccaaCTCAAccataagcaaaaatgactttagataaacatcacatttgtgtttaatttttttgtttttattgttgaaGCGTGCTAAACTTTTGTCTGAGCTgcaccctctactgtacaggcgtgaatttgaaaaaacaagcaagcccagcccagataAGAAAAAGTAGCGTGTTACGTGCGCGTCACGGCGCAAGTGCAACCCTCCCTCTAAACAGTAAATAACGGAAATGAGCGGAAAAGGAATACACCAGTTCTAAATTTGGACCAGCGACCAGAAGATCAGACTCGCTCAAGAGACGGTGTTAGCAACAAGGGTAGAAAGAAATGATGACAACACTGGCTGCATCAAAAACAGGTAAGATGTATTAAAGGATATGTCaataatgcaataataaaaggagaaaatcaataaataataataataatgtcagaGATTCAATACATCAAAACCaataaacagacaaaaaaacaaaacaaaacaaaacaaatggatATAGTGACCAAAAAGGGGTAATGGagaatgaaataaatgaaaagaataaaataagtaaatgtgtTCTTCTTATAACCCTTATATAGTTaaattttctatttttctattttattaattgtttatatttcatTAATAAATCTCTTTTAACCTATTTAAGTTCAATCTAATAAAGCTAACCGACTCTTATTCTGCTAATATggaatatagatatatagaataTAAAATTTATGTTTACCTATTTAttcaatttgtttttaattggcttatttaatatatataataacttTGAATTTGACTATGAATACAATTCTTCCAAATGACACtttgaaatacttttttttttttcactcttgttcttcagaaaaacaacaacaaaaataaaataaaataaaaccaaataatTTGACAGTGGAATATGAGAGTAGAAAAtcagagaagaaaaagaaaaaaaaaagaaagaaattacaataGATAAACCTTAATGCTCACAATAAGAGTCCCAATGTGGATTAGGGTTTCACCAAACTTTAACTCAGTTCAGTGCTGCTTACACGAGATCCGTCTTCCGCAATTTAGTTCTGAGCAACACAGTTCAGTCAGGAAAACCGAAGGAAAAGCGTGTGCACAATCCTACCACTTTCTTGATTCACGTAGCTCGATCCTTATATGGGCATGGCTCGCCAGTTCCTGCTCGCAGGCTCTTTCTAGTGCAATGCAGGGACAGTTCAAGTTCAAAGTCTTCTTCGACGATCGTCCGATTCCAGAAAATATGCTGCACCCGACTCAAGAGATGATGGAAAGCAGAAGATAGGcaaaagacagacagagatgggaaaggaaaaaaaacaaaaaacaaaaaaaacccaaccAAGAGAATTCGAATTTTCTAGTTATGAAGTTTTCAGACAGGCAAAACTCCAACCTCTGGAAGTTTCTCTCTCCTTTAACAGTTTACACCAGCATCAACCGTGATAAACGATTGACGATGTTCAATTCACGTTTCTTCTCTCAAAATCTGTTATTTTTCTTAACAAAAGTGCTGATTTATGTGTTCtaattctgtttttcttcttctttttcaggACTGTGTCGTAActgctgtttctctctctcgcatTCGCGCGTTCTCGCTTCGTCCTCTCCCTCGCACAGCTCCGATCATAGGGCGGGGCTAACTCTTCGCTCTCCTAATTGGACCAATCtcaaatttgttttatttgaatatttttcaaattagtTTATTTCTTTTTGAATTTATGCATTTTCCTATTTTCTATTTCacaaatgttattaaaataaattactgatttacatattcatgagtgttatagtttttattcccttttctgtttttcattaaaaaggCTCTTAGTAACCTGGGTTACACCCTCCCCTCCTGAATTCATGCACGTCCCGCTGCATCTGCATATTTTTGGGGTTGAGTTACAACCACAGGTACAGTATCAGCAGAAGCAACATTCGCCCCTAAAGAAGTGCTGAATGCGGCACTCAGACCTTGCAACAGAGATTGAATCACCACGGTAAGCGGATTTCCCAATTGGGGATACTCAAGTCTTTTTGCAGGCTGTCTTTCTCTTTGTGAACGCCTGGGAATCACTCCGTGCTCAAACTCGGTGTCATTTCCTTGTTCACTCTGGTCACCTACAGCATCCATAGTTTCACTTGGAACTGGACTCTCTCTACTCCTATTCTCACCCTCACATTCTGCTTCCGTTTCAGTCTCCTGGGCAGGCAACTCATCTACCGACTTGGAAAAGAGATCCAATCCTGTATTGATGGGACCTAACTCTAGCTCATCAGAAGACGGTCCTACTTCTCCTAATTCAGGTAAGCTTTCCTCTACAGGTCCGCAATCAGGTATGGCTTCCTTTACAGGTTCTTCTAAGATCTCCCCTGATAACCTACAGGTAGGTACACTCTCTCCAACAGGTTCACCAACAGGTAGGTCAATTTTGACGTTCTGGGGTCTTGGGCAGGGTAAGGGCTCAGGATTCACTAAAACTCGAGTTTCAAAGTTCAGCCTATCCCTAAACAGAGGACTAAGAAACTGATCATCCTCCGACCCAGAATCCTCACACACAGACTCTGGCTCTTGTAACTCATTATTTGCAAAAGCTCTAGTCCTAGGCCTGCAAACTCTTTGCTTAGGCTGCCGCTCATGTTGATATGGCTGCAAAAATCCACAGGGCAACAACAAATCACGATGTAACGTCCTGAGAGGACCACTCTGCCCAACCGGCCGGACAGTGTACACTGGTAAGTCACCTGCTCTCTTGACTACTACTTGGACACCTTGCTCCCACTTGTCAGCGAGCTTATGCTTCCCTCGCAACCTAACATTGCGCACAAGAACTCTGTCACCCTCCTCTAAAGTAGAAGCAACTACGCGTTCATCAAACCTTCTTTTGTTACGCTCTGCTAGTTTAGCAGCATTCTTCTTAGCTATCTCATAGCTCTCTCTCAACCGGTCTTTCAAATCTTTCACGTACTGAGAGTGGGATTTTGCAGGAGATTCTATTGGCAAGCCGAAAGCCAAATCCACTGGCAAGCGAGGCAGCCGCCCAAACATGAGCTCATAAGGAGCATACCCAGTTGTATCATTGCGCGTACAATTGTATGCGTGCACTAGGGGCTTTACAAACTCCTTCCACTTAGACTTTTTCTCATTCTCCAAAGTCCCCAGCATTTGGAGAAGAGTCCGGTTAAAACGTTCTACCGGGTTACCTCTGGGGTGATAGGGTGTGGTACGAATCTTATGGATACCCGCAACATGACACAATTCCTTGATTGTGTGAGATTCGAAATCGGGCCCTTGGTCACTATGTAGTTTCTCAGGAAACCCATAATGTACCAAGAAATTTTCCCAAAGGCATTTTGCTACTGTACGAGCTGTTTGGTTCTGGGTCGGTATCGCCACGGCGTACTTCGTGAAATGGTCGGTGATAACCAATATGTTCTTGGTATTGCTGTGATCTGGCTCTAACGATAAAAAGTCCATGCAGACCAACTCTAAAGGCCTACTGGTTTGAATATTGACCAGAGGAGCGGCTCTATCTGGAGGAGTTTTTCGGCGCACACAACGCTCACAGGTTTTGATCTTTCTTTCAACTGTTTGGGACATTTTAGGCCAGAAGAACCTGGACCTCACTAAGTCCAGGGTCCTCTCAATACCCAAGTGCCCCATGTCATCATGGAGGCTGCGCAACACTACCTCCCTTAGCCTAGCTGGTAGCACTAACTGATAATGAAGAGCCCCCTGTTCCTGTTTCCTCCTATACAGCACCCCATTTCTCAGTTCAAGTTTACTCCACTCCCTCAACCACAATACCATATCAGGTGGTTGACCCCTTAGAGTACCTGGTCTGGTCCCATTCTTCATCCACTCAAATACTACCTCAAGCTCTGGATCTTCCCTTTGCCATTCTGCTAATGTGGCCTCTGAGATGTTAGAGAGATCAGGAAGACCATGCTCAACCTCGTGTTGAAATTCACTCGGCAAAGCATCAACGCTATGAGTGAGGGACTCGACCAATGTAACTGGAGAGTGTGCCAAGTCAGGGCTTTCAGGCAAACCAATCACCTGATGCCTCTCACAAATGGCATTCACCACATCCGCCATGAGAACCTCAGACCCGGTTTCAGGCGCTGCCAGGTGGTGGAGTGTAAACTTGatcctttctctttctttctgagAGACGAGATCATCCAGAGGCTCACCATGCGGACGCCGGGAAAGCCCGTCTGCGTCCTGGTTTTGACTCCCAGCCCTGTATTGGAGCTTAAAAGTATATGTCGACAAACTAGACAACCAACGGTAACTGGTAGCGTCAAGCTTTGCAGAAGTCAAAACATACGTCAGGGGATTACTGTCGGTTACCACAGTGAAATCTGCACCATACAAATAGTCGCTGAACTTGGCTGTGACAGTCCACTTTAAGGCCAAAAATTCAAGCTTATGTGCAGGATATTTCGCTTCACTCTTTGTCAGTCCCCTACTGGCGAATGCTATTACCCGCATCTGCCCGTCCTGCTCCTGGTACAATGCCGCACCAAGCCCAGTAGTACTGGCATCGGTGTGAAGCATATACGGGAGCTTGGGGTCTGCAAAACCCAGGACAGGAGCGGAGGACAGCTTAGAAATGATAACATCAAAGGCATTCTGACATGCAGTAGTCCACCGATCACCAAACTGCTCTTTGGTGTTGAAGTACTCACCCCCCTCTCGTTTCCCACTGCGGCCCCTACGAAGCGGAGGGTACCCTTCAGTGAGTCCCGTGAGAGGTTTGACTATCTTCGAGTAGTCACACACAAACCTTCTGTAGTACCCTGCAAATCCTAAGAACGCTCTCAGTTCTTTCAAATTTGTGGGCCTTGGCCAAGTCTTAAGAGCTTCAATCTTAGCCGGGTCAGTCTTTACCCCATCCCTCGAGACTACATGCCCTAAATACGTGACTGATGTCTGAAAGAAACGACATTTTTCAGGCGACAACTTCAACCCGTATTCTTTAAGCCGGTTGAGGACCTGTACTAACCGTGACTCGTGTTCTTCCAAGATCTCTGAAAAGATTATCAGGTCGTCAATAAAGACTAGTACCTGTTTCCTGTGAAGATCACCCATGCACCGCTCCATTAATCTTTGGAACGTACTCGGCGCATTCGTGATTCCTTGGGGCATTCTATTGAATTCCCAGAATCCAAGAGGGCATACGAAAGCAGTCTTGCACTTATCAGCCTCATCCATCTCAATCTGGTAAAACCCAGACTTTAAATCAAGCACAGAGAACCACTTTGAGCCTGTAAGTACAGAAAAGACTTCTTCCAGATTGGGCAGAGCGTATGCGTCTTTGATCGTCTGGGGATTCAACTTCCGAAAGTCGATGCAGAGCCGTACCGAGCCATCTTTCTTTCGGACTACAACTATGGGCGAAGAAAAGGGGGACTGCGACTCACGAATAACTCCAGCAGTCATTAGTTCCTGAAGATGCTTTCGAACAGCATCAATGTCCTGTGGGTGAATCGGACGTGCCCTGTGTTTGAAGGGTGTCTCATCAGATAGTCTGATTTGATGTTTTACTTGACCTGTACAGCCATAATCAAGATCATGTAAAGAAAAGACCTCAGGCATGGAATTTAACAGGTTTGTTATCCGCTCCCTCCAGTCTGAAGACAAGGGAGAGTCTCCGAAATCAAAGGTAAGATTGGCGTGGGTAGGTGCTGGTGACTCAACCTTGCTTGAATTCTGGGCCGGTTTCTCTACGACTCTCTGTACAGCATGGATCTCAGCCAATACTGCTTTAGGGGGTATAGTTAAGTCTGTCTGAGTACTATTCTTAAGCAGAACGGACAGCTGAGAGGAGCGTTTAGAAGGCAATGTGTGCACACAGTTCGCAACCAGGAGGCCGCTTGGAAATGGAGCTGATGGGGGCTCAAGAATTACCCATTTCTCCATACAGGGTTCCCGAAGCTGAACGTATCCATTCAGAACTACAGTGCTCCCGGCAGGAACGACTTCATGAAGATTCCCTACCAGCCTCACTTGTCCTAATGCTTCACTGCTAGTTTGCCTCCACCTTGCCTCAAGGACTTTAAGCACCGCCTGATATCCGTGGAGACTCGAATGAAGGCTACTCTCACTTTCCTTAATGCAATGGCTGTAAAGCACGTCCAGGGAGTTGGTTCCGACAAGAACTTGCGACAGACTCTTTAGATCAGGAACTATTAAAGCTAACGTGGGGACCTCAACTTCAACGCCTATGAACTCTCTAGGAAACTTTAAAGTCAGTTCAGTGTACCCTAAGTATGGCACAGCTTGCCCATTGGCTCCCTCCACTTCCAACAAATTTTCTAATGACTTCAGCGGGTGATCAGACAAATGTGCCTCGTAGAATGACTGGGGAACTGTAGTGACCTGAGACCCTGTGTCTAGGAGACAATCTACTTCCTTTCCATCAATAATGATCTGCGCAGTACACTTAACCCCTACTAACCCCTTCGGCAGGCTTTTTAGTGGTGCTTTATGATGACTGCTCGTGACAGGCTCTTGCCTGTAACATTTAGGGCGGATATTTTTACACCTCGTCTCTGTATGCCCCGCTACAGAGACTTCCCTTAGTTTAAAGGCAAAGGGGAATGACCACGCAGCGAGTCCCAGTGAGCCTGTTGCTCCCTCAACTTACGCCTCTTTTCCTCAACCTTTGCGGGGTTCGCAGCGTTATCACAAGCAACGGCCAAATGCCCGTCTTCTCCGCATCTGAAACAATATCCAGGACGAGGCCGATTGGTCATTGGTTGGGCCCTTCTAGCACTTCTACCAATGTCTGTCTCTAACAAATTCTGAGGCTGGAAAACTCGGGGACTTGCAGCTTCACGGGAATAGTCTCTATAACTCTTTTGAGCAACACTCTGAGCCTGCAGTTCAGCAACTTGTTGTCGCAGCTTAGCGATTTCTAAGTCATCTGAATTTTCGCGCCTTACTTCGTGGGCCATGGATGCCTTCAGAGTGGTTACTTGAGTACGCAAATCTTCCACTACTTTCCTCAAAGTGCGCAACTCCACCTTCTCAGAGGACGCACTCGGTCGCTTATGGCCTGTGGTTTGATCTAAATCAGCAACTTGGGCCTGGACCTCTGCAAGTTGTTTCTTTATGAGATCTGTTTCAGAAGTGTCAGAATTTGATGTCTCATGAGAATAAGCTGATACTTGGTGAGGGGCAGCTCGTGGTCTCGGGTAGGTATTAGGAGCTTTTGACAACCCAAGGTACTTTTTCATCCGCTCTTCCTTGGAAGCATGCTTACCCTCCTCTGTTCGGATTAATACAACTAACTCAGCAAAGGTGGGTGGGCGAGCCTCCCTCCTTCCTAACTGAAGGCTGGCTATGAGACCATCATCCCAACACCCtctcatgaactgtttcaagAGGCAACGATCGTGATCTCTCTCCGCAATGCCTCCCCTCCTAATCGTTGTACTCAAAATAACTTGCAACCGATGCAAAAAATCTGACGACTTTTCTCCCTGATTCTGTAAGGTGCCCATGAACTTGGCTAAAAGTTCATCACCATCCTCTACAGAACCATAGACTGACTCCAGCAACTCAAGATATACCGCCGGCAAAGCTGGAGTTCGCACATGTTTCACTACGTCTGCAGCTGGAGGCAGCAAGCTGTCTAAGATCCTCCGCGCTCTATGCAAGTCTGAAACTGACGGGTCACTTAACAGGAGATCTACACTTGCTCGCCAAGTATCAAAATCAGGTTCATTTGGAGGGCGCAGGCTCCTCCCTGAGAAAACTCTAAGTCGAACTGAGGCCTGCTGTGCCATTGTGGCATCAGCAGTCTTCACTATGTGCTCTACTACCATTCTTTGAATACCCGGTGGGTCAGCAATGCTCGCAGGAAAGGTAGGGTTAGTAGTCACAGTAACACCATCAACAACGTTTTCTGGATTTGGGAAGGTCATAGAGGCCTCCCGTCTCTTGGTTGGGTCTCTTGATTCTGGGGTTCGCATTTCAGCAGAGCTAGACAAGGGCATCGGGGAACAACACACAGGTTCTGGAACGATTGCTTCCACACTCTCAGAATCATTAAAGCTCGCATTTTGTGCTCTTAATGGAGAACGGTTAGCGGAGTGGGCTTCCTGAAGCTTTTCCAACTCCCCCTTAAGCACATCTAAGAAAGACTTCCCACTTCCTCTAGCAAGGGCCTTCAACGTTTCAAGATACTCTTCAGTGACCGTACCACTAGCTGTCTGCTTACAGACGCTAGCCAGAGCTCGTACTTGGAATGTAACACTCGGGTTTGAGAGACTTCCCAGGGTTAAGGGTAACAAGGGTGTTAAGTTCAACATGGAAGTGCTGTGAGCATATTCCACAATACCATGGTGATGGAACTCAGAAGTTTGGTCATCAATTATCAGATTACGTCTAATTGAGCCATACTTTTGCAAGAATGTCTCTAGCTCGCTATCTGTCTCGGTTAACGTGAGGCCTTTGACTATGAGAGCATTTTCCACATTCACGTTTTCTCTCTCTATGATTTCCATTATCGCGAAGTAAGCTCAACACTCTGGTTTTTTTtctcgagaaaaaaaaaaaatgttcttgttTTCTGGCTTTCCTACTGCTGTCCTTGTTGCTAAGCAACAGTCTCCTGGCTGGCTCGCCAACTTTCTGTAACGTGCGCGTCACGGCGCAAGTGCAACCCTCCCTCTAAACAGTAAATAACGGAAATGAGCGGAAAAGGAATACACCAGTTCTAAATTTGGACCAGCGACCAGAAGATCAGACTCGCTCAAGAGACGGTGTTAGCAACAAGGGTAGAAAGAAATGATGACAACACTGGCTGCATCAAAAACAGGTAAGATGTATTAAAGGATATGTCaataatgcaataataaaaggagaaaatcaataaataataataataatgtcagaGATTCAATACATCAAAACCaataaacagacaaaaaaacaaaacaaaacaaaacaaatggatATAGTGACCAAAAAGGGGTAATGGagaatgaaataaatgaaaagaataaaataagtaaatgtgtTCTTCTTATAACCCTTATATAGTTaaattttctatttttctattttattaattgtttatatttcatTAATAAATCTCTTTTAACCTATTTAAGTTCAATCTAATAAAGCTAACCGACTCTTATTCTGCTAATATggaatatagatatatagaataTAAAATTTATGTTTACCTATTTAttcaatttgtttttaattggcttatttaatatatataataacttTGAATTTGACTATGAATACAATTCTTCCAAATGACACtttgaaatacttttttttttttcactcttgttcttcagaaaaacaacaacaaaaataaaataaaataaaaccaaataatTTGACAGTGGAATATGAGAGTAGAAAatcagagaagaaaaaaaaaaaaagaaagaaattacaataGATAAACCTTAATGCTCACAATAAGAGTCCCAATGTGGATTAGGGTTTCACCAAACTTTAACTCAGTTCAGTGCTGCTTACACGAGATCCGTCTTCCGCAATTTAGTTCTGAGCAACACAGTTCAGTCAGGAAAACCGAAGGAAAAGCGTGTGCACAATCCTACCACTTTCTTGATTCACGTAGCTCGATCCTTATATGGGCATGGCTCGCCAGTTCCTGCTCGCAGGCTCTTTCTAGTGCAATGCAGGGACAGTTCAAGTTCAAAGTCTTCTTCGACGATCGTCCGATTCCAGAAAATATGCTGCACCCGACTCAAGAGATGATGGAAAGCAGAAGATAGGcaaaagacagacagagatgggaaaggaaaaaaaacaaaaaacaaaaaaaacccaaccAAGAGAATTCGAATTTTCTAGTTATGAAGTTTTCAGACAGGCAAAACTCCAACCTCTGGAAGTTTCTCTCTCCTTTAACAGTTTACACCAGCATCAACCGTGATAAACGATTGACGATGTTCAATTCACGTTTCTTCTCTCAAAATCTGTTATTTTTCTTAACAAAAGTGCTGATTTATGTGTTCtaattctgtttttcttcttctttttcaggACTGTGTCGTAActgctgtttctctctctcgcatTCGCGCGTTCTCGCTTCGTCCTCTCCCTCGCACAGCTCCGATCATAGGGCGGGGCTAACTCTTCGCTCTCCTAATTGGACCAATCtcaaatttgttttatttgaatatttttcaaattagtTTATTTCTTTTTGAATTTATGCATTTTCCTATTTTCTATTTCacaaatgttattaaaataaattactgatttacatattcatgagtgttatagtttttattcccttttctgtttttcattaaaaaggCTCTTAGTAACCTGGGTTACAAGCGCAAATATGaggtaacacattactttccataaaaagtaactatatTACagaattagttacttttttagggagtaatgcaatattgtaatgcattacttgtaaaagtaactttcccaacACTGTTTATTTCTTACGCTATTAATGTGGTTGCAAGCTTTGAAGTCTTGGGAGTGAGAGTGGGGGCTCCAGGGATCTTTTTGATAGTATCCCTGTTATTTGAtacaagtatttttttttagattataataattcataacaacagataaatcatttataataaatactgaaatattccataaaaaaaaaataagaatggtCAATTTTGaattcatggtgactttaaatgaCAGAAGATAAAGTATAACTTTAGACTTATAAGCATAAAACTACTTAATGGCAATAGAGAGATTATATTGTTCTTAAGAATCAATATTGATTTCACAAGAAGACACATACCCTGCaatagtaataaataaaatattttggtcTGTTTGTTCCTCAAAGCTCTCGCATGACTTCAGAAAATGTGGAATATAGTGCGTTAGCTATATGAACCACTTTTATTGAACTTTTGTAGCTTGAAGATTtctcattttgtgttccacatgagaaataaagtcttaTGGGTTCGGAAAAACATGAGCATTATGAATATTAGTTAGGATTAGTCATTGTCCCTCAGtagccttaataataataaaattatttaccaTGTCAGTTAGAACATGCATTCCAGATTGAAGGCCTCCCTAAGGTGTATCGAAGGGAAGGGCTGTTATTTTATACACACCTGGTCAAACCTGTTCTCTGTGCTCACTGATTGGCTCAATCATACCGTTCAGTCCTGCTTGTCTGGTTTCAGCCATACTGTTATTCTGTTATTTCCCATCCCACTGTTTTATCCAGAGCACTGTGAGTCGTGCACACACCTGTACTCTATAGGACAATATGTTGGCTGTGCTCTTCATCCTGGGGGCGTTGTGTCCCCTAAACTTTGcaggtaaaaaataataacctTTTTTTATGTCTTCACATTACCACTACAAACTACTGTTGCTTAATATTCGTTGCCAGTAATTGTTCATTATAcagttttaattattattttgctttttagTAATCCCGATTAGTTTGCTGAGTCCTGAGGCAGATGGGGTGTTGGCGAGCAAATTCACAAACTCTTTTCTACTGAAACTGCCGGACTGCTCTACTTATGGAAATAAGGCCGTCGAGCTGCTGTACTCAGAACTGGGCACCAATATAAACAGTATGCATTGTTTTCATCCTGAATATAGTTCACATGACATTGTCTAAAGAGTAAGCATTATGACTTATGTATCTTGCAGAAACAGAGAATTTCACAGTTCCATCTTGTCCAGTCAGTCAGCCGTGGTTCCTTCTGAAAGACCTGAAAAATGGAACAACttacaagtatgtgtgtgtgtgtgtgtgtgtgtgtgtgtatgtgtttcagGTACACCCTACATTATGGGGACAAAATTATCCTCACAAAGATGGCAAACTCTGAAATTAATACagttacagtacagtacagtttgtataaaaaccattacgtctatgcataaatgtgtgtgtgcgtgtgtgtttgtgtgaccaTCAATTAGCAAATTGAATCTcattattaatgtctttgtCTTTCAGCATGAAGTACAAGACTGAAAATGATACAAGCACAGTCTTGACTGATACGACTACCAACGGTAAtagatttacatttaaaaaatgttaccgTAATTTTTAATGAGCTACTTGTGATATGATACACATGCCAATTTGATCTTTTATcatgccaaaaaaataaaaaattaaaattaaagaatgAAACCCCAGCTTGAAAAATATGTAACATTAAGGGTTAGGTTGTTGTGAGATGACTATCTAATCaggtctgtttgtttgtttttttccccagtcATCGACTATCAGCTAATAAACAGTGGTC
Proteins encoded:
- the upk2 gene encoding uroplakin-2, with translation MLAVLFILGALCPLNFAVIPISLLSPEADGVLASKFTNSFLLKLPDCSTYGNKAVELLYSELGTNINKTENFTVPSCPVSQPWFLLKDLKNGTTYNMKYKTENDTSTVLTDTTTNVIDYQLINSGLPARSGAMVVITVILSLTMAILLVGLFITMFFSG